In Labrus bergylta chromosome 1, fLabBer1.1, whole genome shotgun sequence, one genomic interval encodes:
- the si:dkey-45d16.4 gene encoding uncharacterized protein si:dkey-45d16.4, which produces MERVVVVEVPINNGFSLAGPSTTPRKRQVRFSARHDIILLREVITQNPFASKEPGRMWARVGEIITSALQDESFEVDARRCRERTMLLLDYYKKQDFPSLRRFGTERLYAQKEDLLHEVLELEAEKGLLVSGESTKYQEDELRKRAVEELTLPEQDKPNITLTHPAEPEEEREAMAEREAMAEREAMAEREAVAELSAAPIAKRPCQCCCQTYSEILSFLEKRSEAEQRLREEELALRREELEIQRSKIALERERLGADRKERERRFELESQERQVILDLLKEKVLKG; this is translated from the exons GTTTTTCCCTGGCTGGCCCCTCCACCACCCCACGGAAGCGTCAGGTGCGTTTCTCAGCCCGCCATGACATCATCCTTCTGCGGGAGGTTATCACCCAGAACCCCTTCGCCTCCAAAGAACCAG GGCGGATGTGGGCCCGTGTGGGTGAGATCATTACCTCAGCCCTTCAAGATGAAAGCTTCGAGGTGGATGCCAGAAGGTGCAGGGAGCGCACCATGCTGCTGCTCGACTACTACAAGAAACAAGACTTCCCCAGTCTGCGCAG GTTTGGAACAGAGAGGTTGTACGCCCAGAAGGAGGATCTGCTGCACGAGGTTCTGGAGCTGGAGGCGGAGAAGGGGCTCCTGGTCAGCGGGGAAAGCACAAAGTACCAG GAGGACGAGCTGAGAAAACGAGCTGTAGAAGAACTAACTCTCCCAGAGCAAGACAAACCCAACATCACGCTCACACACCCTGCAG AACCAGAAGAAGAGCGCGAGGCGATGGCGGAGCGCGAGGCGATGGCGGAGCGCGAGGCGATGGCGGAGCGCGAGGCGGTCGCAGAGCTGTCAGCGGCGCCCATCGCCAAGCGGCCGTGTCAGTGCTGCTGCCAGACCTACTCGGAGATCCTCAGCTTCCTGGAGAAGCGCTCGGAGGCGGAGCAGCGGCTGCGCGAGGAGGAGCTCGCCCTGCGCCGAGAGGAGCTGGAGATTCAAAgga GTAAGATCGCTCTGGAGAGGGAACGTCTGGGCGCCGACAGGAAAGAAAGGGAACGCCGATTTGAGCTAGAGAGCCAGGAGCGGCAGGTCATCTTGGACCTCCTGAAGGAGAAGGTGCTGAAAGGCTGA